From Natator depressus isolate rNatDep1 chromosome 7, rNatDep2.hap1, whole genome shotgun sequence, the proteins below share one genomic window:
- the GOT1 gene encoding aspartate aminotransferase, cytoplasmic: MAAGSVFAHVPRAPPVVVFRLTADFREDADPRKVNLGLGAYRTDEGQPWILPVVKKVEQKIANDASLNHEYLPILGLPEFRANASRIALGEDSRAIKENRVGGVQCLGGTGALCIGAEFLRRWYNGTNNTATPVYISSPSWENHNSVFANAGFKDIRTYRYWDAAKRGLDLEGLLEDMESAPEFSIFVLHACAHNPTGTDPTLEQWKQIAAVMKRRFLFPFFDSAYQGFASGCLDRDAWAVRYFVSEGFELFCAQSFSKNFGLYNERVGNLNVVGKDADNMQRVLSQMEKIVRAIWSNPPSQGAHIVATTLACPQLLTEWKDNVKTMADRVSLMRSELRARLQALGTPGTWNHITEQIGMFSFTGLNPKQVEYMIKEKHIYLMASGRINMCGLTTKNLDYVASSIHEAVTKFQ; encoded by the exons CTCACGGCCGACTTCCGGGAGGACGCGGACCCGCGGAAAGTCAACCTGGGGCTGGgcg CCTATCGCACAGATGAGGGGCAGCCCTGGATCCTGCCAGTAGTGAAGAAAGTTGAACAGAAGATCGCCAATGATGCCAGCTTGAACCATGAATACCTGCCAATCCTCGGCCTGCCTGAGTTCCGGGCCAACGCTTCAAGGATCGCGCTTGGGGAAGACAGTCGTGCTATCAAGGAGAATCGT GTAGGAGGCGTTCAGTGCTTGGGTGGGACTGGTGCTCTTTGCATTGGAGCCGAGTTCCTGCGGCGCTGGTACAACGGAACCAACAACACAGCAACTCCTGTCTACATCTCTTCTCCTTCCTGGG AGAACCATAACTCTGTGTTTGCGAACGCTGGCTTTAAGGACATCCGGACCTATCGCTACTGGGATGCTGCTAAGAGGGGGCTGGACCTGGAGGGGCTCCTGGAGGACATGGAG AGTGCACCGGAGTTCTCCATCTTTGTTCTGCATGCCTGTGCGCACAACCCAACTGGCACAGACCCCACCCTGGAGCAGTGGAAACAGATTGCTGCTGTCATGAAG CGCCGGTTCCTGTTCCCATTCTTTGACTCAGCCTATCAGGGCTTTGCCTCCGGCTGCCTGGACAGAGACGCCTGGGCCGTGCGGTACTTTGTCTCTGAGGGCTTCGAACTCTTCTGTGCTCAGTCCTTCTCCAAGAACTTCGGGCTCTACA ATGAGCGAGTGGGGAACCTGAATGTGGTGGGGAAGGATGCTGACAACATGCAGCGTGTTCTTTCCCAGATGGAGAAGATTGTCCGTGCCATCTGGTCCAACCCTCCCTCACAAGGAGCACATATTGTGGCTACCACCCTCGCCTGCCCGCAGCTCTTGACTGAGTG GAAGGACAATGTGAAGACAATGGCTGATCGGGTCTCACTAATGCGGTCAGAGCTCAGGGCTCGGCTCCAGGCTCTTGGGACCCCAGGCACCTGGAATCACATCACTGAGCAGATCGGCATGTTCAGTTTCACAGGGCTGAACC CTAAGCAAGTGGAGTACATGATCAAGGAGAAGCACATCTACCTGATGGCCAGTGGACGCATCAACATGTGTGGCCTGACCACCAAGAACCTGGACTATGTGGCCAGCTCCATCCACGAAGCTGTCACCAAGTTCCAGTGA